A single window of Dermacentor albipictus isolate Rhodes 1998 colony chromosome 1, USDA_Dalb.pri_finalv2, whole genome shotgun sequence DNA harbors:
- the LOC135896508 gene encoding sulfotransferase 1C2-like: MATAQAFEPGSQNLYRDVEGVYLNVGYPEENVRSALSYTPLDGDLFVASYPKCGTTWMQHIVYSILRDGAAPANIMEFLSSSPFLDFMGADVARVMPRPGAIKTHLPFNKVPYSAQAKYVYITRNPYDCCVSAYYHVKSFHAMLFDGTFDEYFDMFVEGKVDYGDYFAHLLSWYEHRGDDNVLFLTYEELKKDSRGCVLKIADFVDKQQYGDRLRQHPEVLDKVLDTISLKSMRKLYSQLGEWAKQMISTPLEELPESMRSAVETMKQMFSKPIKGDFVRKGIVGDWKNHFSSEQVTRMKELIAAKTAGSDVMDLWKDTDLPR, translated from the exons ATGGCTACTGCACAG GCATTCGAACCAGGCTCTCAAAACCTTTACCGAGATGTGGAGGGAGTGTACCTCAACGTGGGGTATCCGGAGGAAAACGTGCGCTCCGCGTTATCCTACACGCCGCTAGACGGCGACCTCTTCGTTGCGAGTTACCCGAAATGCGGCACCACTTGGATGCAGCACATCGTGTACAGCATACTGCGCGACGGCGCGGCGCCAGCGAACATCATGGAATTCTTGAGCAGCAGTCCGTTCCTGGACTTCATGGGAGCCGACGTCGCGCGCGTTATGCCTCGGCCCGGGGCCATCAAGACCCACTTGCCGTTCAACAAGGTCCCTTACTCGGCTCAGGCCAAGTACGTCTACATAACCCGCAACCCTTACGACTGCTGCGTGTCGGCCTATTACCACGTGAAGAGCTTCCACGCGATGCTTTTCGACGGTACGTTCGACGAGTACTTCGACATGTTCGTTGAAGGAAAAGTCGACTACGGTGACTACTTCGCCCACCTTCTGTCCTGGTACGAACACCGCGGCGACGACAACGTGCTGTTCCTGACGTACGAGGAGCTCAAGAAGGACTCTCGTGGCTGTGTGCTGAAGATCGCCGACTTCGTCGACAAGCAGCAGTACGGCGACAGGCTGAGGCAGCACCCGGAAGTTTTGGACAAGGTTCTCGACACGATTAGCCTCAAGTCCATGAGAAAACTTTATTCCCAATTGGGAGAATGGGCCAAACAAATGATCAGCACGCCTTTAGAAGAACTGCCCGAATCGATGAGGTCGGCAGTCGAAACTATGAAACAAATGTTCTCGAAGCCGATCAAAGGAGATTTTGTGAGGAAAGGCATTGTGGGAGACTGGAAAAACCACTTTTCGTCGGAGCAGGTCACAAGAATGAAAGAGCTGATCGCTGCAAAGACCGCCGGTAGTGACGTCATGGACCTCTGGAAGGACACGGACCTACCCCGATGA